The sequence CAAACACCACGGCAGATGCGATCCAAGGCTGGCGAATACGCATTCGCAGCACGGCATACGAGAAGGCAATCGAGAGCGGCACGAGAATCGCGACCCAAACCTGACTGATGACTGAGGCCACGAAATGTGGCGTATCGCTGAGCACCGCGGCGGCGGAATACGGCCGAACTCTCGCCAGAGCAAACCACCACGGCAGGGCCGTGAACAAGAGATGAATCGTACTCACGAATAGTGCGGCGAGGCAGCCAATCAGCATGTCGCGACCGACTAAGCCGTCATTGAAGCGGCCAGTAAGCACGCGTGCCCATGAGATAAGCAGGTGCGGCGCATGTCGCCGCAGCGCCGGCTCGATAGCCACATAGGCGACCCACACCGCGATTGCAAGAATCAGCGTAAGGCCGGCGTTCGCAAGCACCGCGTTGACGATGCTCCGATGTGCGACCCAATGCTGCGCCAACAGCGTGTTGGCTGCGATCACGATCACTACGATGATGCTCAGCTTAGTGGCGCCGGACGGATCTCCGCGTCCAAGCCGCAGATTTCGCCGAGCTCTGATGCCGCCAAAAACCGGCAGCGCGACAAAAATGAGAAAGTTGAATATGAACTGGCTCACAAGTGAAGAGCCGCTACTCGCCTGCACCGTAGCCCAGGGACCAGAGACCGAGAACGCTACTGGCTTTCCACGCAACGACGCAGCCTCGACGTGCAACGGACTCTCGTTTGAAGTCGCCTCCCAGGCAGCTCGCGCGTCGAACGCGACATTGGGTAGATCATGCGGCTGGGTCGCTTTAAAGTCGGTGAAATTCCAGCCTCCTGCCGCAAACACCGCAGTCCAATCTGGAACGCCTCCTCGAGCAGGCAAGTCTTTGTCCGACTTCGGAGGTGCAGCGCGGAATTCCATCAGCCGCCCCAGTCCATCAACTACCGTCATGGTCATTCCGGGGACCGTCAGCGGCGGATCGTCCAGGCCGGGATTGTTGAATGAATTAATTGCGAACAGCCACTGCGGGCTGGTGCGATAAGCAAATCGATAGACATCTGGAACCGCGGAGTTGAGATGGCGATACCAGCCTGTCGGATCTATCTGTTCGCGCCATTGCACATAGCTTGAGGGAACGTAGAAGAACGTATAAGAGTCGGCAGCCGGGTCCGTATATCCAGCTTGTTTCGCGATCTGCTGCGCCCGGTCCTCCAATAGCTCACGCGGTTTCACCTCCGGCGCCAGGCCGATAAATGTGCCGCGGCGTGCCAGCGGAACATTCACAATGATCATTGCAACAATTGCAACGACGATCAGCGCAGCGGCGCGCACGGAAATGGCGATCTCCTCGCCCGCGGCCGCGACCATTTCGGGAGCAGGCGTCTCTCCAGCGGCCAACGCGGCGGCCAGCGGATCGCCGCCGGGAAGAGCTCTCGATACCTCAAGTGCCGAATTGGGACGGCGCGCAAGATCCTGCTCCAGGCAGCGAAGAATCGCCTTGCGCACGAGTGGATCGACCGAGCTGATGCTGGATGAGGATGAAGATGAAGACGAAGACAGAGACGAATATGAAGACGAACTCGAACTCCGGCTCCGTTCCGTTGTTCTAGATTTCGGCTCGCGTTCTCCGTGCGATTCCGATCGCGTCCATGCCGAGAGATTGTTGTCTTCCAAGGCGCGCTTGCCGGTGAACATCTCGAACAGCACAAGCCCAAGCGCGTAGATGTCAGTCTTAACGCTTGCAGGTGCGCCCGCGCGTTGCTCGGGAGCCATGTACGCCGGCGTGCCGGCGAATAGCAAGCGTCCGCCGATGTCTTCAGTACCGACTGCCAGCCCGAAGTCAGTGATGCGCGCTCTCCCGCGTCCGTCGAGCATCACGTTCGCCGGCTTCAGGTCGCGGTGCAGCAGCCCAGCATCGTGCGCAGCAGCCAATCCTGCACAAAGTTGATGCGCAAGTTCCAGACCTTTATCCGGAGGAAGCCGCCCAATTCGACGCAGCAGCGAAGCAAGGTCCTCGCCGTCGATGTACTCCATCGTCAGGAAAGTGAGGTCCTGAAACTGCCCAATGTCGTAAACGCGGCAGACGTTCGGATGGGATACCTGACGCGAATTGCGAACTTCGGCATGGAACATCTCAAGCCGGTGAGGATCTTCCGCAAAAG comes from Terriglobales bacterium and encodes:
- a CDS encoding serine/threonine-protein kinase, whose protein sequence is MLSDRYRVVAALGRGGMGEVYRADDLKLGHPVALKFLPRAFAEDPHRLEMFHAEVRNSRQVSHPNVCRVYDIGQFQDLTFLTMEYIDGEDLASLLRRIGRLPPDKGLELAHQLCAGLAAAHDAGLLHRDLKPANVMLDGRGRARITDFGLAVGTEDIGGRLLFAGTPAYMAPEQRAGAPASVKTDIYALGLVLFEMFTGKRALEDNNLSAWTRSESHGEREPKSRTTERSRSSSSSSYSSLSSSSSSSSSSISSVDPLVRKAILRCLEQDLARRPNSALEVSRALPGGDPLAAALAAGETPAPEMVAAAGEEIAISVRAAALIVVAIVAMIIVNVPLARRGTFIGLAPEVKPRELLEDRAQQIAKQAGYTDPAADSYTFFYVPSSYVQWREQIDPTGWYRHLNSAVPDVYRFAYRTSPQWLFAINSFNNPGLDDPPLTVPGMTMTVVDGLGRLMEFRAAPPKSDKDLPARGGVPDWTAVFAAGGWNFTDFKATQPHDLPNVAFDARAAWEATSNESPLHVEAASLRGKPVAFSVSGPWATVQASSGSSLVSQFIFNFLIFVALPVFGGIRARRNLRLGRGDPSGATKLSIIVVIVIAANTLLAQHWVAHRSIVNAVLANAGLTLILAIAVWVAYVAIEPALRRHAPHLLISWARVLTGRFNDGLVGRDMLIGCLAALFVSTIHLLFTALPWWFALARVRPYSAAAVLSDTPHFVASVISQVWVAILVPLSIAFSYAVLRMRIRQPWIASAVVFAIVWPLSFNSEGLFLQLTLGAIGSLLFVFVFVRFGLVALTTFIFVENLLFFYPPVLRPDAWYFAKPLIVLLLVVAIVLYAFRSALAGRPLVAASAEEL